From the Helicobacter pylori genome, one window contains:
- a CDS encoding HAD family hydrolase, protein MALEVVLWDFDGVIFDSMHLKYEGFKALFQKHGNDSKEGLKQFEVYHYQSGGISRNEKIQYFYNEILKTPIAQEEIDALALEFGAIIEQKLFDRGHLNSEVMAFIDKHYQNYIFHIASAALHSELQVLCEFLGITKYFKSVEGSPPDKPKIIANIIQKYAYNPSRMLMIGDSVNDYESAKANKVAFLGYNSKVLKNLVGQDGYQGEYLESFKGFDLQNFAKE, encoded by the coding sequence ATGGCGCTTGAAGTGGTTTTATGGGATTTTGATGGCGTGATTTTTGACAGCATGCATTTAAAATATGAAGGGTTTAAGGCGTTGTTTCAAAAGCATGGCAACGATAGTAAAGAGGGTTTGAAACAATTTGAAGTTTATCACTATCAAAGTGGGGGGATTTCAAGGAATGAAAAGATCCAATATTTTTATAATGAGATTTTAAAAACCCCTATCGCTCAAGAAGAAATAGATGCATTAGCCCTAGAATTTGGCGCTATCATAGAGCAGAAGCTTTTTGATAGGGGGCATTTGAACAGCGAAGTGATGGCGTTTATTGATAAGCATTATCAAAATTATATTTTCCATATCGCTTCAGCGGCCTTGCATAGCGAATTGCAAGTGTTGTGCGAGTTTTTAGGGATTACTAAGTATTTTAAGAGCGTTGAAGGGAGTCCGCCTGATAAACCCAAGATTATCGCTAATATCATTCAAAAATACGCCTATAACCCAAGCCGCATGCTAATGATAGGCGATAGCGTCAATGATTATGAAAGCGCTAAGGCTAATAAAGTGGCGTTTTTGGGCTATAACAGCAAGGTTTTGAAAAATTTAGTGGGTCAAGATGGCTATCAAGGGGAGTATTTGGAGAGCTTTAAGGGGTTTGATTTGCAAAACTTCGCAAAAGAGTAA
- the rplJ gene encoding 50S ribosomal protein L10, protein MQKQHQRQHKVELVANLKSQFDSAKALLICDYKGLSVKKLEALRNKARIQGIKVQVIKNTLAHIAMKEAGCADLDLKETNVFLWGDDQIALSKLVFDFQKEHKDHFVLKAGLFDKESVSVAHVEAVSKLPSKEELMGMLLSVWTAPARYFVTGLDNLRKAKEEN, encoded by the coding sequence ATGCAAAAACAACATCAAAGGCAGCATAAAGTAGAGCTAGTCGCTAACTTAAAATCGCAATTTGATAGCGCCAAAGCCCTTTTAATTTGCGATTATAAGGGTCTTAGCGTGAAAAAGTTGGAAGCTTTAAGGAATAAGGCTCGCATTCAAGGCATTAAAGTGCAAGTGATTAAAAACACGCTTGCTCATATTGCCATGAAAGAAGCGGGTTGCGCTGATTTGGATTTGAAAGAAACCAATGTGTTTTTGTGGGGCGATGATCAAATCGCTCTCTCTAAACTCGTGTTTGATTTCCAAAAAGAGCATAAAGATCACTTTGTGTTGAAAGCGGGCTTGTTTGATAAAGAAAGCGTTAGCGTAGCTCATGTGGAAGCGGTTTCAAAACTCCCGAGCAAAGAAGAGCTTATGGGAATGTTGCTTTCTGTTTGGACGGCTCCAGCACGCTATTTTGTGACCGGTTTAGACAACTTGCGTAAAGCGAAAGAAGAAAACTAA
- a CDS encoding ABC transporter ATP-binding protein — protein MAKKKHKIPTLKYFLRSLKQIYRLITFKEKMIFFLLVLMAIFSSFVEVMSLTLLMPFITLASDPSRALDDKDWKMVYDFFHFSSPVRLMYFFSFCLVGIYLFRMFYGVFFTYLRGRFSNKKAYQIKQQLFLQHIKNNYLSHLNHNLDSLRDIINNKAEGMFMSFNAFLSLLTEITVIVFFYSTLILTNWKITLVFTTILALQIFFIVKKVTVLIKKKGEMAAKSKAQTLKVFSKFFSNFKITKLKDNHEEAHKLFGENSRKAHDAEIIYSTLQVVPRYSIETVGFSLLILAVAYILFKYGEARMVLPTISMYALALYRILPSVTGVINYYNEIAYNQLATNVVFKSLSKTIIEEDLVPLDFNEKITLQNISFAYKSKHPVLKNFNLTIQKGQKIALIGHSGCGKSTLADIIMGLTYPKSGEIFIDNTLLTNENRRSWRKKIGYIPQNIYLFDGTVGDNIAFGSAIDEKRLIKVCKMAHIYDFLCEHEGLKTQVGEGGAKLSGGQKQRIGIARALYDNPEILVLDEATSALDNETESKIMDEIYQIAKNKTLIVIAHRLSTIERCEVIIDMSQHKDNLG, from the coding sequence ATGGCGAAAAAAAAACATAAAATTCCTACTTTAAAATATTTTTTACGTTCTTTAAAGCAAATCTATAGGCTCATCACTTTCAAGGAAAAAATGATTTTTTTCCTGCTTGTGTTGATGGCTATTTTTTCTTCTTTTGTGGAAGTGATGTCCCTAACTCTTCTGATGCCTTTTATCACTCTCGCTTCCGATCCTAGCAGGGCTTTAGACGATAAAGATTGGAAAATGGTCTATGATTTTTTCCATTTTTCATCTCCCGTTCGTCTCATGTATTTCTTTAGTTTCTGTTTGGTGGGGATTTATTTGTTCAGGATGTTTTATGGGGTGTTTTTTACCTATTTAAGAGGGCGTTTTTCCAACAAGAAGGCTTATCAAATCAAACAACAACTCTTCTTGCAACACATCAAAAACAACTATTTATCGCACCTCAACCACAACCTGGATTCTTTAAGAGACATTATCAACAATAAAGCGGAGGGCATGTTTATGAGCTTTAACGCTTTTTTGAGTTTATTGACCGAAATAACCGTGATCGTTTTTTTCTATTCCACGCTCATATTGACCAATTGGAAAATAACGCTCGTTTTTACCACGATCCTCGCCTTACAAATTTTTTTTATTGTCAAAAAAGTCACCGTCCTTATCAAAAAAAAGGGTGAGATGGCCGCTAAATCCAAAGCGCAAACGCTTAAAGTCTTTTCAAAATTTTTCAGCAATTTTAAGATCACTAAACTCAAAGACAACCACGAAGAAGCCCACAAACTTTTTGGAGAAAATAGCCGTAAAGCCCATGACGCTGAGATCATTTACTCCACTTTGCAAGTGGTCCCCAGGTATTCAATAGAAACCGTGGGCTTTAGTTTGTTGATTTTAGCGGTCGCTTACATCTTATTCAAATACGGCGAAGCTAGAATGGTGCTCCCTACCATTTCTATGTATGCCCTAGCGCTTTATCGCATACTCCCTTCTGTAACTGGAGTGATCAACTATTATAATGAAATCGCTTACAACCAGCTTGCAACCAATGTTGTTTTTAAAAGCCTTTCTAAGACCATTATTGAAGAGGATTTAGTCCCTTTAGACTTTAATGAAAAAATCACTCTCCAAAACATTTCATTCGCTTACAAGTCAAAACACCCGGTTCTAAAGAATTTCAACCTCACCATTCAAAAAGGTCAAAAAATCGCTCTCATAGGCCATAGCGGGTGCGGGAAATCCACGCTGGCGGATATTATTATGGGGCTTACCTACCCTAAAAGTGGGGAAATTTTTATTGACAACACCCTTTTAACCAACGAAAACAGGCGCTCATGGCGTAAAAAAATAGGCTATATCCCCCAAAATATTTACCTTTTTGATGGCACTGTGGGGGATAATATCGCTTTTGGGAGCGCTATAGATGAAAAACGCTTGATTAAGGTGTGCAAAATGGCTCATATTTATGATTTTTTATGCGAGCATGAAGGCCTTAAAACCCAAGTGGGCGAAGGGGGCGCTAAGCTTAGCGGCGGTCAAAAACAACGCATAGGCATTGCGAGAGCCTTATACGATAACCCTGAAATTTTGGTTTTAGATGAAGCCACCTCAGCCCTAGACAATGAAACCGAGAGTAAAATCATGGATGAAATCTATCAAATCGCTAAAAATAAAACCCTAATCGTTATCGCCCACCGCTTAAGCACGATCGAACGCTGTGAAGTCATCATTGACATGAGCCAACACAAAGACAATCTCGGCTAA
- the rplA gene encoding 50S ribosomal protein L1, which produces MAKKVFKRLEKLFSKIQNDKAYGVEQGVEVVKSLASAKFDETVEVALRLGVDPRHADQMVRGAVVLPHGTGKKVRVAVFAKDIKQDEAKNAGADVVGGDDLAEEIKNGRIDFDMVIATPDMMAVVGKVGRILGPKGLMPNPKTGTVTMDIAKAVTNAKSGQVNFRVDKKGNVHAPIGKASFPEEKIKENMLELVKTINRLKPSSAKGKYIRNAALSLTMSPSVNLDAQELMDIK; this is translated from the coding sequence GTGGCAAAAAAAGTATTTAAAAGATTGGAAAAACTTTTTTCTAAAATTCAAAACGATAAAGCGTATGGCGTAGAACAAGGCGTAGAGGTGGTTAAATCCCTCGCTTCAGCCAAATTTGATGAAACCGTGGAAGTAGCGTTAAGACTAGGGGTTGATCCAAGGCATGCGGACCAAATGGTGCGCGGTGCGGTGGTGCTTCCTCATGGAACAGGGAAAAAAGTAAGAGTGGCTGTTTTTGCAAAAGACATTAAGCAAGATGAAGCCAAAAACGCTGGGGCTGATGTTGTTGGTGGAGACGATCTGGCTGAAGAAATCAAAAACGGCCGTATTGATTTTGACATGGTGATCGCAACGCCTGATATGATGGCGGTTGTCGGTAAAGTGGGTAGGATTTTAGGCCCTAAGGGTTTGATGCCAAACCCTAAAACCGGAACCGTTACGATGGATATTGCTAAGGCGGTTACTAACGCTAAAAGCGGTCAAGTGAATTTCAGGGTGGATAAAAAGGGTAATGTTCATGCCCCTATTGGCAAGGCGAGTTTTCCTGAAGAAAAAATCAAAGAAAACATGCTTGAGTTGGTTAAAACGATCAACCGCCTAAAACCCAGTAGCGCGAAAGGCAAGTATATTAGAAACGCCGCTCTCTCGCTCACCATGTCGCCTTCAGTGAATTTGGACGCACAGGAATTGATGGACATTAAATAG
- the secE gene encoding preprotein translocase subunit SecE, whose protein sequence is MNKWLMQYRLAREELSKVIFPIKEQIRNALVSVLVVVSAVTLFLALLDFSLGAFVSSVL, encoded by the coding sequence ATGAATAAATGGCTCATGCAATACAGATTGGCTAGAGAAGAGCTTTCTAAAGTGATATTTCCCATTAAAGAGCAGATACGCAACGCGCTTGTTTCTGTTTTAGTGGTGGTGAGTGCTGTCACGCTATTTTTAGCTTTGTTAGATTTTTCTCTAGGGGCTTTTGTCTCTAGTGTTTTATAA
- a CDS encoding polyribonucleotide nucleotidyltransferase — protein sequence MDFITINSGNRTEEFALKQVAKQATSSLMYRLGKTLILASVCTEREPVSEDFLPLVVQFLEKSYAAGKIPGGFVKREGRAQDFEILTSRLIDRTLRPLFPKGYRYPTQITLMVLSHDIENDLQVSALNAASAALFLAHIAPIKSVGACRIARMDNEFVINPSASLLNQSSLDLFVSGTKESLNMIEMRSLGQKLNALEEPLMLKALELAQKSLKETCTLYEEAFTPYQNELLFKESQGIIFNERLLDLLTNQYFDEIIKGIESSALSERENVFKEVARKISEAHSEFNLEEIELSLEKVKKTEIRRMIIKDKIRPDKRALEEVRPILIESDLLPMAHSSILFTRGQTQSLVVGVLGTDNDAQTHESLEHKAPIKERFMFHYNFPPFCVGEASSIGATSRRELGHGNLAKRALETSIKNKEQVIRLVSEILESNGSSSMASVCAGSLALYASGVEIHDLVAGVAMGMVSEGQDHAILSDISGLEDAEGDMDFKIAGNVEGITAMQMDTKMSGIQLEVLYQALLQAKRARKHILKIMHEAKEKIVINFSHLPTTEIFNVAPDKIVEIIGQGGRVIKEIVERFEVKIDLNKPSGEVKIMGNKERVLKTKEFILNYLHSLDQELERYAIDEVLEAQVKRIVDFGAFLSLPKGGEGLLRKQNMDRCQVVLKEGDSIRCRVISFNKGKIALDLA from the coding sequence ATGGATTTTATCACCATCAACTCTGGTAACAGAACCGAAGAGTTCGCTCTCAAACAAGTGGCCAAACAAGCCACTAGCTCTTTAATGTATCGCTTAGGAAAAACCCTTATTTTAGCGAGCGTGTGCACAGAAAGAGAGCCTGTGAGTGAAGATTTTTTGCCTTTAGTGGTGCAGTTTTTAGAAAAATCTTATGCAGCCGGTAAAATCCCGGGCGGTTTTGTTAAAAGAGAAGGCAGAGCGCAAGATTTTGAAATCTTAACCTCTAGGCTCATAGACAGGACTTTACGCCCTTTATTCCCTAAAGGTTACCGCTACCCTACCCAAATCACTTTAATGGTTTTAAGCCATGATATTGAAAACGATTTGCAAGTTTCTGCTTTAAACGCCGCTTCAGCCGCCCTCTTTTTAGCCCATATCGCTCCTATTAAAAGCGTGGGCGCTTGCAGGATCGCTAGGATGGATAACGAATTTGTCATTAACCCTAGCGCAAGCCTTTTGAATCAATCCAGTTTGGATCTGTTCGTGTCCGGCACCAAAGAAAGTTTGAACATGATAGAAATGCGCTCTTTGGGGCAAAAATTAAACGCTTTAGAAGAGCCTTTAATGCTAAAAGCTTTAGAGTTGGCTCAAAAAAGTTTGAAAGAAACCTGCACGCTTTATGAAGAGGCTTTCACGCCCTATCAAAACGAGCTGCTTTTCAAAGAAAGCCAAGGAATAATATTCAATGAAAGGCTGTTAGATTTATTAACAAATCAGTATTTTGATGAAATCATCAAAGGCATTGAAAGTTCTGCTTTGAGCGAGCGAGAAAATGTTTTCAAAGAAGTGGCTAGAAAAATCAGTGAAGCCCACTCAGAATTCAATTTAGAAGAAATTGAATTGTCTTTAGAGAAGGTGAAAAAAACCGAGATCAGACGCATGATCATTAAGGATAAGATCCGCCCAGATAAGCGCGCGTTAGAAGAAGTGCGGCCCATTTTGATAGAGAGTGATTTGCTCCCTATGGCGCACAGCTCCATTTTATTCACTAGGGGGCAAACTCAAAGCTTAGTGGTAGGGGTTTTAGGCACGGATAATGACGCTCAAACCCATGAGAGTTTGGAGCATAAAGCCCCTATCAAAGAGCGCTTCATGTTCCATTATAATTTCCCTCCTTTTTGCGTGGGCGAAGCGAGCTCTATTGGCGCGACTTCAAGGCGCGAATTAGGGCATGGGAATTTAGCTAAAAGAGCCTTAGAAACGAGCATTAAAAATAAAGAGCAGGTGATACGATTGGTTTCTGAGATTTTAGAAAGCAATGGTTCAAGCTCAATGGCGAGCGTGTGCGCAGGGTCTTTAGCCCTTTATGCAAGCGGTGTGGAAATTCATGATTTAGTCGCTGGGGTGGCTATGGGCATGGTGAGCGAAGGGCAAGATCACGCCATTTTAAGCGATATTAGCGGTTTAGAAGACGCCGAAGGCGATATGGATTTTAAGATTGCCGGGAATGTAGAAGGCATTACGGCTATGCAAATGGATACCAAAATGAGCGGTATCCAATTAGAGGTTTTATACCAAGCCTTACTCCAAGCCAAAAGAGCGCGGAAACATATTTTAAAAATCATGCATGAAGCGAAAGAAAAGATCGTGATCAATTTTTCCCATTTGCCCACAACTGAAATTTTTAATGTCGCTCCAGATAAAATTGTAGAAATTATCGGTCAAGGGGGGCGCGTGATTAAAGAGATAGTGGAAAGGTTTGAGGTTAAGATTGATTTGAACAAACCGAGCGGTGAAGTGAAAATCATGGGGAATAAAGAGCGTGTTTTAAAAACTAAAGAATTTATTTTAAACTATTTGCATTCTTTAGATCAAGAATTGGAGCGATACGCTATTGATGAGGTGCTAGAAGCTCAAGTGAAACGAATCGTAGATTTTGGGGCGTTTTTAAGCTTGCCTAAGGGGGGCGAAGGCTTGTTAAGAAAACAAAACATGGACAGGTGTCAAGTGGTTTTAAAAGAAGGCGATAGTATCAGGTGTAGGGTGATTAGCTTCAATAAGGGTAAAATCGCTTTGGATTTGGCTTAA
- the rpmG gene encoding 50S ribosomal protein L33 — protein sequence MKVKIGLKCSDCEDINYSTTKNAKTNTEKLELKKFCPRENKHTLHKEIKLKS from the coding sequence ATGAAAGTTAAAATAGGGTTGAAGTGTTCTGATTGTGAAGACATCAATTACAGCACCACTAAGAACGCCAAGACTAATACTGAAAAACTGGAGCTTAAAAAGTTCTGCCCAAGGGAAAATAAGCACACTCTTCATAAAGAAATCAAATTGAAGAGTTAG
- the rplL gene encoding 50S ribosomal protein L7/L12, which yields MAISKEEVLEYIGSLSVLELSELVKMFEEKFGVSATPTVVAGAAVAGGATAESEEKTEFNVILADSGAEKIKVIKVVREITGLGLKEAKDATEKTPHVLKEGVNKEEAETIKKKLEEVGAKVEVK from the coding sequence ATGGCAATTTCAAAAGAAGAAGTGTTAGAGTATATTGGTTCGTTGAGCGTTTTAGAGCTTTCTGAATTGGTTAAAATGTTTGAGGAAAAATTTGGCGTGAGCGCGACTCCAACGGTCGTAGCGGGTGCAGCTGTAGCCGGTGGTGCAACGGCTGAGAGTGAAGAAAAAACCGAATTTAATGTGATTTTGGCCGATAGCGGCGCTGAAAAAATCAAGGTGATTAAAGTGGTTCGTGAAATCACCGGGCTTGGCCTGAAAGAAGCTAAAGACGCTACCGAAAAAACCCCTCATGTGCTTAAAGAGGGCGTGAATAAAGAAGAAGCTGAAACCATCAAGAAGAAACTTGAAGAAGTAGGCGCTAAGGTTGAAGTCAAGTAA
- the nusG gene encoding transcription termination/antitermination protein NusG codes for MDWYAIQTYSGSEQSVKKAIENLANDHDIRDRIQEIIVPTEDIIEVSKKSKTKVTERSLYPGYVFIKVDLDTVLWHKIQSLPRVSRFIGENKKPTPLSEADIGHILEKMNNRAAPKPKIFFEQGEVVRVVEGPFANFTATVEEYDVEHRKLKLNVSIFGRNTPIEILHSQVEKII; via the coding sequence ATGGATTGGTATGCCATACAAACTTATTCCGGGAGCGAGCAGTCCGTTAAGAAAGCGATTGAGAATTTAGCGAATGACCATGATATAAGAGATAGGATACAAGAGATCATTGTGCCTACTGAAGATATTATAGAGGTTTCTAAAAAAAGCAAGACGAAAGTAACGGAACGAAGCCTTTATCCTGGGTATGTTTTTATTAAGGTGGATTTAGATACGGTTTTGTGGCATAAGATACAATCTTTGCCAAGAGTGAGTCGTTTTATTGGAGAAAATAAAAAGCCAACCCCATTGAGTGAAGCGGATATTGGGCATATTTTAGAGAAAATGAATAACCGAGCAGCCCCCAAGCCTAAAATCTTTTTTGAGCAAGGCGAAGTGGTGCGCGTGGTAGAAGGCCCTTTTGCAAATTTTACCGCTACGGTGGAAGAGTATGATGTGGAGCATCGTAAGCTCAAGCTCAATGTTTCTATTTTTGGTAGGAACACTCCAATAGAGATTTTGCATTCGCAAGTGGAAAAAATTATATAA
- a CDS encoding DNA adenine methylase — translation MNYIGSKYKLIPFIKENIHAVAGNDLSGAIFCDLFAGTGIVGRAFKKAVNKVISNDLEYYSFVLNQNYIGNIQEIPNQEELINGLNSVALKKGFIHSHYSLGGSSRQYFSETNAQKIDAMRLKIEELKLSQNIDNCAYYFLLASLLESADKVANTASVYGAFLKRLKKSAQKELILKGAHFDVSLNANEVYQQDASELIGKISGDILYLDPPYNARQYGANYHLLNTIATYTPFAPKGKTGLPSYQKSSFCSRFQILNAFENLIKKARFKYIFLSYNNEGLMSETEIKNILKKYGAYSLVTKTYMRFKADNKRAHKAVHTKEYLHVLIK, via the coding sequence ATGAACTATATCGGCTCTAAATACAAGCTCATTCCCTTTATTAAGGAAAATATCCATGCGGTTGCAGGTAACGATCTCTCTGGTGCGATTTTTTGTGATCTGTTTGCTGGGACGGGCATTGTGGGGCGCGCGTTTAAAAAAGCCGTTAATAAGGTTATTTCTAATGATTTGGAATATTATAGCTTTGTTTTGAATCAAAATTATATCGGTAACATTCAAGAAATCCCTAACCAAGAAGAGCTTATTAATGGGCTTAATAGCGTTGCTTTAAAAAAGGGTTTTATTCATTCGCATTATTCTTTGGGGGGGAGTTCAAGGCAGTATTTTAGCGAAACGAACGCTCAAAAAATTGATGCGATGCGTTTAAAAATTGAAGAGCTCAAGCTTTCTCAAAACATTGATAATTGCGCGTATTATTTTTTGCTCGCATCGTTATTGGAGAGTGCGGACAAGGTGGCTAACACCGCTTCAGTTTATGGGGCTTTTTTAAAACGCCTTAAAAAAAGCGCTCAAAAAGAACTCATTTTAAAAGGCGCTCATTTTGATGTGAGTTTAAACGCTAACGAAGTGTATCAGCAAGACGCTAGCGAGTTGATCGGAAAGATTTCAGGGGATATTTTGTATTTAGACCCTCCTTACAATGCGAGGCAATACGGGGCGAATTACCATTTGTTGAACACGATTGCCACTTATACGCCCTTTGCTCCAAAAGGCAAAACCGGCTTGCCCAGTTACCAGAAATCCTCTTTTTGCTCTCGTTTTCAAATCTTAAACGCTTTTGAAAATTTAATCAAAAAAGCGCGATTCAAATATATCTTTTTAAGCTATAACAATGAAGGGCTTATGAGCGAGACAGAGATTAAAAATATCTTAAAAAAATACGGAGCTTACTCCTTAGTTACTAAAACTTACATGCGTTTTAAAGCGGACAACAAACGCGCCCATAAAGCCGTGCACACCAAAGAGTATTTGCATGTTCTTATCAAATAA
- the rplK gene encoding 50S ribosomal protein L11, with protein sequence MAKKVVGEIKLQIPAGKANPSPPVGPALGQRGVNIMEFCKAFNERTKDMGSFNIPVIITVYQDKSFTFITKKPPVTDLIKKASGVEKGSDNPLKNKIAKLTYKQVEEIAQLKMEDLNTSTMEAAKKIVMGSARSMGVEVVD encoded by the coding sequence ATGGCTAAAAAAGTAGTCGGAGAAATCAAACTTCAAATCCCTGCCGGTAAGGCAAACCCTTCACCTCCCGTAGGGCCAGCACTGGGTCAAAGAGGGGTTAATATCATGGAATTTTGTAAGGCTTTTAACGAAAGAACTAAAGACATGGGGAGTTTTAATATCCCGGTCATTATCACGGTTTATCAAGATAAGAGTTTCACTTTTATCACTAAAAAGCCCCCAGTAACGGATTTGATCAAAAAAGCTTCTGGGGTTGAAAAAGGTTCTGACAACCCGCTCAAAAATAAGATCGCAAAGCTCACCTACAAGCAAGTGGAAGAGATCGCACAATTGAAAATGGAAGATTTAAACACAAGCACCATGGAAGCGGCTAAAAAAATCGTTATGGGCAGCGCTAGGAGCATGGGCGTAGAGGTTGTGGATTAA
- the cysE gene encoding serine O-acetyltransferase, whose protein sequence is MLDLSYSLERVLQEDPAARNKWEVLLLYPGIHALLCYRLAHALHKRRFYFIARALSQLARFITGIEIHPGAKIGRGLFIDHGMGVVIGETTEIGDDVTIYHGVTLGGTGKFKGKRHPTLGNRVVVGAGAKVLGAICVGDDVRIGANAVVLSDLPTGSTAVGAKAKTITKDH, encoded by the coding sequence ATGCTAGATCTGTCTTATAGCCTGGAGCGTGTCTTGCAAGAAGACCCGGCAGCTAGGAATAAGTGGGAGGTGCTCTTGCTTTATCCGGGCATTCATGCGCTGCTTTGTTACCGCCTAGCGCATGCGTTGCACAAGCGGAGGTTTTACTTCATCGCTCGTGCGCTTTCTCAGTTAGCGCGTTTTATCACTGGGATAGAAATCCATCCGGGCGCTAAGATTGGAAGGGGGCTTTTTATCGATCATGGCATGGGTGTGGTGATTGGCGAGACCACAGAGATTGGAGATGATGTTACCATTTATCATGGCGTAACTCTAGGGGGCACGGGCAAGTTCAAGGGCAAGCGCCACCCTACTTTAGGCAATCGTGTGGTAGTGGGGGCAGGGGCTAAGGTCTTGGGCGCGATTTGCGTGGGCGATGATGTGAGGATTGGGGCTAATGCGGTGGTGCTTTCAGATTTACCCACGGGTTCTACGGCTGTAGGCGCTAAAGCCAAAACCATCACAAAGGATCATTAA
- a CDS encoding F0F1 ATP synthase subunit C, giving the protein MKFLALFFLALAGVAFAHDGGMGGMDMIKSYSILGAMIGLGIAAFGGAIGMGNAAAATITGTARNPGVGGKLLTTMFVAMAMIEAQVIYTLVFAIIAIYSNPFLS; this is encoded by the coding sequence ATGAAATTTTTAGCGTTATTTTTTCTGGCTTTAGCGGGCGTTGCTTTCGCTCATGATGGTGGCATGGGTGGGATGGATATGATTAAATCTTATTCTATCTTAGGGGCGATGATCGGTCTAGGGATTGCCGCTTTTGGTGGGGCGATCGGTATGGGGAATGCAGCCGCAGCGACCATTACAGGCACAGCGAGAAACCCAGGAGTGGGCGGTAAATTGCTCACAACCATGTTCGTGGCCATGGCGATGATTGAAGCGCAAGTGATTTATACTTTAGTCTTTGCTATTATCGCTATTTATAGTAACCCATTCTTAAGTTAA
- the tuf gene encoding elongation factor Tu yields the protein MAKEKFNRTKPHVNIGTIGHVDHGKTTLSAAISAVLSLKGLAEMKDYDNIDNAPEEKERGITIATSHIEYETENRHYAHVDCPGHADYVKNMITGAAQMDGAILVVSAADGPMPQTREHILLSRQVGVPHIVVFLNKQDMVDDQELLELVEMEVRELLSAYEFPGDDTPIVAGSALRALEEAKAGNVGEWGEKVLKLMAEVDSYIPTPERDTEKTFLMPVEDVFSIAGRGTVVTGRIERGVVKVGDEVEIVGIRPTQKTTVTGVEMFRKELEKGEAGDNVGVLLRGTKKEEVERGMVLCKPGSITPHKKFEGEIYVLSKEEGGRHTPFFTNYRPQFYVRTTDVTGSITLPEGVEMVMPGDNVKITVELISPVALELGTKFAIREGGRTVGAGVVSNIIE from the coding sequence ATGGCAAAAGAAAAGTTTAATAGAACTAAGCCGCATGTTAATATTGGAACCATTGGGCATGTAGACCATGGTAAAACGACTTTGAGTGCAGCGATTTCAGCGGTGCTTTCTTTGAAAGGTCTTGCAGAAATGAAAGACTATGACAATATTGATAACGCCCCTGAAGAAAAAGAAAGAGGGATCACTATCGCTACTTCTCACATTGAATATGAGACTGAAAACAGACACTACGCGCATGTGGATTGCCCAGGACACGCTGACTATGTAAAAAACATGATCACCGGTGCGGCGCAAATGGACGGAGCGATTTTGGTTGTTTCTGCGGCTGATGGCCCCATGCCTCAAACCAGAGAGCATATCTTATTGTCTCGTCAAGTAGGCGTGCCTCACATTGTTGTTTTCTTAAACAAACAAGACATGGTAGATGACCAAGAATTGTTAGAGCTTGTAGAAATGGAAGTACGCGAGTTGTTGAGCGCGTATGAATTTCCTGGCGATGACACTCCTATCGTAGCGGGTTCAGCTTTAAGAGCTTTAGAAGAAGCAAAGGCTGGCAATGTGGGTGAATGGGGCGAAAAAGTGCTTAAACTCATGGCTGAAGTGGATTCCTATATCCCTACTCCAGAAAGAGACACTGAAAAAACTTTCTTGATGCCGGTTGAAGACGTGTTTTCTATCGCAGGTAGAGGGACTGTGGTTACAGGCAGGATTGAAAGAGGCGTGGTGAAAGTAGGCGATGAAGTGGAAATCGTTGGTATCAGACCTACACAAAAAACGACCGTAACCGGTGTAGAAATGTTTAGAAAAGAATTAGAAAAAGGTGAAGCCGGCGATAATGTGGGCGTGCTTTTGAGAGGAACTAAAAAAGAAGAAGTAGAGCGCGGTATGGTTCTATGCAAACCAGGTTCTATCACTCCGCACAAGAAATTTGAGGGAGAAATTTATGTCCTTTCTAAAGAAGAAGGCGGGAGACACACTCCATTCTTCACCAATTACCGCCCGCAATTCTATGTGCGCACAACTGATGTGACTGGCTCTATCACCCTTCCTGAAGGCGTAGAAATGGTTATGCCTGGCGATAATGTGAAAATCACTGTAGAGTTGATTAGCCCTGTTGCGTTAGAGTTAGGAACCAAATTTGCGATTCGTGAAGGCGGGAGAACCGTTGGTGCTGGTGTTGTGAGTAATATTATTGAATAA